The nucleotide sequence CATATCTTTTATCGTATACTTGTATCATTGTACATCGTATATCTGTATCATATCTTCTATCGTACACTTACATTATTGTACATCGTATAGCTGTATCATATCTTCTAGCGTATACTTGTGTCATTGTACATCGTATATCTGTATCATATATTCAATCGTACACTTACATTATTGTACATCGTATAGCTGTATCATATCTTCTATCGTATACTTGCGTCATTGTACATCGTATATCTGTATCACATCTTCTATCGTATACTTGCATTATTGTACATCGTATAGCTGTATCATATCTTTTATCGTATACTTGCATTATTGTACATCGTATATCTGTATCATATCTTCTATCGTATACTTACATTATTGTACATCGTATAGCTGTATCATATCTTCTATCGTATACTTGCATCATTGTACATCGTATATCTGTATCATATCTTCTATCGTATACTTGTATCATTGTACATCGTATATCTGTATCATATCTTCTATCGTACACTTACATTATTGTACATCGTATATCTGTATCATATCTTCTATCGTATACTTGCATCATTGTACATCGTATATCTGTATCATATTTTCTATCGTATACTTGCGTCATTGTACATCGTATATCTGTATCATATCTTCTATCGTATACTTGCGTCATTGTACATCGTATAGCTGTATCATATCTTCTATCGTACACTTACATTATAGTACATCGTATATCTGTATCATATCTTCTATCTTATACTTGCGTCATTGTACATCGTATAGCTGTATCATATCTTCTATCGTATACTTGCGTCATTGTACATCGTATATCTGTATCATATCTTCTATCGTACACTTGCATTATTGTACATCGTATAGCTGTATCATATCTTCTATCGTTTACTTTCATTATTGTACATTGTATAGCTGTATCATATCTTTTATCGTATACTTGTATCATTGTACATCGTATATCTATATCATATCTTCTATCGTACACTTACATTATTGTACATCGTATAGCTGTATCAGATCTTCTAGCGTTTACTTGCATCATTGTACATCGTATATCTGTATCACATCTTCTATCGTATATCTGTATCATATCTTCTATCGTATCATATCTTCTATCGTATAACTGTATCATATCTTCTGTCGTATACCTGTATCATATCTTTTATCGTATATATGTATCTTAATTTCTTTCGTATATCTGTATCAGATCTTCTGTCGTATATCTGTATCTTATTTTCTATCGTAAATCTGTATCATATCTTCTGTCGTATATCAGTGTCTTATTTTTATCGTATATCTGTATAAAATCTTCTGTCGTATATCTGTATCATATCTTCTATCGTATACTTGTATCATTGTACATCGTATATCTGTATCATATCTTCTATCGTACACTTACATTATTGTACATCGTATATCTGTATCATATCTTCTATCGTATACTTGCATCATTGTACATCGTATATCTGTATCATATTTTCTATCGTATACTTGCGTCATTGTACATCGTATATCTGTATCATATCTTCTATCGTATACTTGCGTCATTGTACATCGTATATCTGTATCATATCTTCTATCGTACACTTACATTATAGTACATCGTATATCTGTATCATATCTTCTATCTTATACTTGCGTCATTGTACATCGTATAGCTGTATCATATCTTCTATCGTATACTTGCGTCATTGTACATCGTATATCTGTATCATATCTTCTATCGTACACTTGCATTATTGTACATCGTATAGCTGTATCATATCTTCTATCGTTTACTTTCATTATTGTACATTGTATAGCTGTATCATATCTTTTATCGTATACTTGTATCATTGTACATCGTATATCTATATCATATCTTCTATCGTACACTTACATTATTGTACATCGTATAGCTGTATCAGATCTTCTAGCGTTTACTTGCATCATTGTACATCGTATATCTGTATCACATCTTCTATCGTATATCTGTATCATATCTTCTATCGTATCATATCTTCTATCGTATAACTGTATCATATCTTCTGTCGTATACCTGTATCATATCTTTTATCGTATATATGTATCTTAATTTCTTTCGTATATCTGTATCAGATCTTCTGTCGTATATCTGTATCTTATTTTCTATCGTAAATCTGTATCATATCTTCTGTCGTATATCAGTGTCTTATTTTTATCGTATATCTGTATAAAATCTTCTGTCGTATATCTGTATCATATCTTCTATCGTATACTTGTATCATTGTACATCGTATATCTGTATCATATCTTCTATCGTACACTTACATTATTGTACATCGTATATCTGTATCATATCTTCTATCGTATACTTGCATCATTGTACATCGTATATCTGTATCATATCTTCTATCGTATACTTGCGTCATTGTACATCGTATATCTGTATCATATCTTCTATCGTATACTTGCGTCATTGTACATCGTATAGCTGTATCATATCTTCTATCGTACACTTACATTATAGTACATCGTATATCTGTATCATATCTTCTATCTTATACTTGCGTCATTGTACATCGTATAGCTGTATCATATCTTCTATCGTATACTTGCGTCATTGTACATCGTATATCTGTATCATATCTTCTATCGTACACTTGCATTATTGTACATCGTATAGCTGTATCATATCTTCTATCGTTTACTTTCATTATTGTACATTGTATAGCTGTATCATATCTTTTATCGTATACTTGTATCATTGTACATCGTATATCTATATCATATCTTCTATCGTACACTTACATTATTGTACATCGTATAGCTGTATCATATCTTCTAGCGTTTACTTGCATCATTGTACATCGTATATCTGTATCACATCTTCTATCGTATATCTGTATCATATCTCCTATCGTATCATATCTTCTATCGTATAACTGTATCATATCTTCTGTCGTATACCTGTATCATATCTTTTATCGTATATATGTATCTTAATTTCTTTCGTATATCTGTATCAGATCTTCTGTCGTATATCTGTATCTTATTTTCTATCGTAAATCTGTATCATATCTTCTGTCGTATATCAGTGTCTTATTTTTATCGTATATCTGTATAAAATCTTCTGTCGTATATCTGTATCATATCTTCTATCGTATATATGTATCATATCTTCATCGTATATCTGTATCATATCTTTTGTCGTAAACCTGCATCATTGTACGATCGTATATCTGCATCATATATTACATCGTATATCTGTATCATTATATTATCGTATATTGTATATTCACTATATCTAGTATCGTATATATGCATCATTGTAAGATTGTCTAtctgtattatatattatattgtatatctGTATTATTGTACTATAGTATACTGTATCTTCACTATATGTAGTAAAAATGTCTGTACTTTTTTCAGGTGAAAAGGTGGCCTATACCAACTGGGTAAGTGGCCATGTTGACCATGCCTCTAAAGACTGTGTGATCTTGGACCCGGCGAGAGGGGGTGTCTGGGACGACGGTGATTGTACTCCCGGATTGTTCATATTTGGTGAAGGAGAAGACCATTACTTCGGGCTCTGTAAATTTAGTAAGTAATCTCGAAAACTGTATGTGATAAAAAGTGTTCTTTCTTACCAGAAGGTAGTGTGTTGTTTATTTACAGTGCTAGTGAAAATGTTGACAATTGCCTGATGTTAAATGATGATTTAACTATATCTAGGAgtgtgtttaaactttaaagtgtGATAAAGGGGACCACAGTAGGTAGGTCATACAGGAAAGTATGATTTTTGCCCGTATAGGGACACCAATGAGACTTTGACTAAGAGTTCTATGACTTGTCAATTGCTACATACAGGGACTTGTTTCGTTTTATTTTAGAACTGCAGGCGGCATCACAACACTCGGCAGTTTGGGTTGGCTGATGGACTTAACATGATTGCATTTAttgtaaaagaagaaaaagaagataTGTTTGGTGTAaaacttttgaataaaaatacgCAACCCATAGATatactgttgtttttaaaacaacctTAATACTGCACGTTTGTGCACTAATCCGGTCGTATATTAACACATAGCAATGCAACATCCTTACTATCAGTTCAAGTCGAACTAATATGGATTTATCCTACGCTACCCACTGTTATAGGGACGCGTGGCAGGGTGGTAACATTAGCAGTATATCGATTTAACAGATAATACATAAATTCTATATATTAAACCCTAGCATGTCATTTTGCTTATAGACATGCTCTTGGACATGTAACGTTTCCTTAACAGTCAGAACCACAATAAACAGTATAATTTGTTTAGTCTTAAAAATAGCAGaccatttaaacattttgactgGTTTGTATTCCATTTTataacattacatttacatCCCGTATCTTTTGATAATATGGAATTCATTATAAAGGTGTCTAATTTAAATTCATTGAATAATGAGCGTTGGAGTCTGTGTACCTTCTAAAATAGAAACGTTAACAGGTGATTTGTTTTAGGTTGGACTCGTATTCACCACAAATAAGAGATGTTTACAGTGTTTGTGATTCATAATCAAATACTGCAATTTTTTTCTAGTTAAACTGTTCACCTTACACTGTGGCCTTTACACCAGCAGGCACAGTTATGAttaacatgtaagaattgtggcCTTAACACCAGCGGGCACAGTTATGatgaacatgtaagaattgtggcCTTAACACCAGCGGGCACAGTTATGgtgaacatgtaagaattgtggcCTTAACACCAGCGGGCACAGTTATGgtgaacatgtaagaattgtggcCTTTACACCAGCGGGCACAGTTATGgtgaacatgtaagaattgtggcCTTAACACCAGCGGGCACATTTATGatgaacatgtaagaattgtggcCTTTACACCAGCAGGCACATCATGTAAGAATTGTGGCCTTTACACCATCGGGCACAGTTATGGTGAACATGTAAGAATTATGGCCTTTACACCAACAGGCACAGTTATGGTGAACATGTAAGAATTTTGGCCTTTACACCAGCAGGCACAGTTATGatgaacatgtaagaattgttgCCTTTACACCAGCGGGCACAGTTATGatgaacatgtaagaattgtggcCTTTACACCAGCAGGCACAGTTATGgtgaacatgtaagaattgtggcCTTTAAACAAGCGACCACAGTTATGgtgaacatgtaagaattgtggcCTTTACACCAGCGGGCACAGCTATGatgaacatgtaagaattgtggcCTTTACACCAGCGGGCACAGCTATGatgaacatgtaagaattgtgaCCTTTACACCTGCGGGCACAGCTATGgtgaacatgtaagaattgtggcCTTTACACCAGCGGGCACAGTTATGatgaacatgtaagaattgtggcCTTTACACCAGCGGGCACATTTATGatgaacatgtaagaattgtggcCTTTACACTAGCAGGCACAGTTATGATGAACATGCCTTTACACCAGCAGGCACAGTTATGGTGAACATGTAAGAATTTTGGCCTTTACACCAGCAGGCACAGTTATGatgaacatgtaagaattgttgCCTTTACACCAGCGGGCACAGTTATGatgaacatgtaagaattgtggcCTTAACACCAGCGGGCACAGTTATAatgaacatgtaagaattgtggcCTTTACACCAGCGGGCACAGTTATGGTGAATATGTAAGAATTGTGGCCTGTAAACCAGCGGGCACAGTTATGatgaacatgtaagaattgtggcCTTTAAATCATCGGATTGTGGCCTTGACACCAGCAAGTGCATTTATGATGAACAAGTAAGAATTGTGGCCTTTACACCAGCAGGCAAAGTTATGatgaacatgtaagaattgtggcCTTTACACCAGCAGGCACATCATGAAAGAATTGTGGCCTTTACACCAGCAGGCACAGTTATGGTgaacatgtaaaaaaatgtggCCTTAACACCAGCGGGCACAGTTATGgtgaacatgtaagaattgtgaCCTTTACACCAGCGGGCACAGTTATGATGATCATGTAAGAATTGTGGCCTTAACACCAGCGGGCACATTTATGATTAACATGTAAGAATTATGGCCTTTACACCAGCGGGTTCAGTTATGgtgaacatgtaagaattgtggcCTCTACACCAGCGGGCACAGTTATGAtcaacatgtaagaattgtggcCTTTACACCAGCGGGCACAGTTATGatgaacatgtaagaattgtggcCTTAACACCAGCAGGCACAGTTATGATGAACATGCTTTTACACCAGCAGGCACAGTTATGgtgaacatgtaagaattgtggcCTTTACACCAGCAGGCACAGTTATGatgaacatgtaagaattgtggcCTTAACACCAGCGGGCATTGTTATGgtgaacatgtaagaattgtggcCTTAACACCAGCGGGCACAGTTATGgtgaacatgtaagaattgtggcCTTAACACCAGCGGGCACATTTATGatgaacatgtaagaattgtggcCTTTACACCAGCGGGCACAGTTATGATTAACATGTAACAATTGTGGCCTTAACACCAGCGGACACATTTAATGAttaacatgtaagaattgttgCCTTTACACCAGCGGGTTCAGTTATGgtgaacatgtaagaattgtggcCTTTACACCAGCGGGCACAGTTATGgtgaacatgtaagaattgtggcCTTTAAACCAGCGGGCACAGTTATGatgaacatgtaagaattgtggcCTGTACACCAGCGGGCACAGTTATGatgaacatgtaagaattgtggcCTTTACACCAGCGTGCACAGTTATGatgaacatgtaagaattgtggcCTCTACACCAGCGGGCAGAGTTATGatgaacatgtaagaattgtgcCCTTAACACCAGCAGGCACAGTTATGATGAACATGTACGAATTGTGGCCTTAACACCAGCAGGCACAGTTATGATGAACATGCTTTTACACCAGCAGGCACAGTTATGgtgaacatgtaagaattgtggcCTTTACACCAGCGGGCACAGTTATGATGAACATGTAAGAATTATGGCCTTAACACCAGCGGGCACAGTTATGgtgaacatgtaagaattgtggcCTGTACACCAGCGGGCACAGTTATGgtgaacatgtaagaattgtggcCTTAACACCAGCGGGCACATTTATGatgaacatgtaagaattgtggcCTTAACACCAGCGGGCACAGTTATGGTGAACATGCAAGAATTGTGGCCTTAACACCAGCGGGCACATTTATGAttaacatgtaagaattgtggcCTTAACACCAGCAGGCACAGTTATGAttaacatgtaagaattgtggcCTATACATCAGCGGGCACAGTTATGATTAACATGTAACAATTGTGGCCTTAACACCAGCGGGCACATTTATGATTAACATGTAAGAATTATGGCCTTTACACCAGCGGGTTCTGTTATGgtaaacatgtaagaattgtggcCTCTACACCAGCGGGCACAGTTATGAtcaacatgtaagaattgtggcCTTTACACCAGCGGGCACAGTTATGatgaacatgtaagaattgtggcCTTAACACCAGCAGGCACAGTTATGATGAACATGCTTTAACACCAGCAGGCACAGTTATGgtgaacatgtaagaattgtggcCTTTACACCAGCAGGCACAGTTATGatgaacatgtaagaattgtggcCTTAACACCAGCGGGCATTGTTATGgtgaacatgtaagaattgtggcCTTAACACCAGCGGGCACAGTTATGgtgaacatgtaagaattgtggcCTTAACACCAGCGGGCACATTTATGatgaacatgtaagaattgtggcCTTTACACCAGCGGGCACAGTTATGATTAACATGTAACAATTGTGGCCTTAACACCAGCGGACACATTTAATGAttaacatgtaagaattgttgCCTTTACACCAGCGGGTTCAGTTATGgtgaacatgtaagaattgtggcCTTTACACCAGCGGGCACAGTTATGgtgaacatgtaagaattgtggcCTTTAAACCAGCGGGCACAGTTATGatgaacatgtaagaattgtggcCTGTACACCAGCGGGCACAGTTATGatgaacatgtaagaattgtggcCTTTACACCAGCGTGCACAGTTATGatgaacatgtaagaattgtggcCTCTACACCAGCGGGCAGAGTTATGatgaacatgtaagaattgtgcCCTTAACACCAGCAGGCACAGTTATGATGAACATGTACGAATTGTGGCCTTAACACCAGCAGGCACAGTTATGgtgaacatgtaagaattgtggcCTTTACACCAGCGGGCACAGTTATGATGAACATGTAAGAATTATGGCCTTAACACCAGCGGGCACAGTTATGgtgaacatgtaagaattgtggcCTGTACACCAGCGGGCACAGTTATGgtgaacatgtaagaattgtggcCTTAACACCAGCGGGCACATTTATGatgaacatgtaagaattgtggcCTTAACACCAGCGGGCACAGTTATGGTGAACATGCAAGAATTGTGGCCTTAACACCAGCGGGCACATTTATGAttaacatgtaagaattgtggcCTTAACACCAGCAGGCACAGTTATGAttaacatgtaagaattgtggcCTATACATCAGCGGGCACAGTTATGAttaacatgtaagaattgtggcCTTTACACCAGCGGTCACAGTTATGatgaacatgtaagaattgtggcCTGTACACCAGCGGGCACAGTTAtgacaaacatgtaaaaattgTGGCCTGTACACCAGCGGGCACAGTTATGAcgaacatgtaagaattgtggcCTTTACACCAGCGGGCACAGTTATGgtgaacatgtaagaattgtggcCTTAACACCATCGGGCACAGTTATTgtgaacatgtaagaattgtggcCTTAACACCAGCGGGCACAGTTATGgtgaacatgtaagaattgtcGCCTTTACACCAGCGGGCACAGTTATCgtgaacatgtaagaattgtggcCTTTACACCAGCGGGCACAGTTATCgtgaacatgtaagaattgtcGCCTTTACACCAGCGGGCACAGTTATGgtgaacatgtaagaattgtggcCTTAACACCAGCGGGCACAGTTATGgtgaacatgtaagaattgtggcCTTAACACCAGCGGGCACAGTTATGatgaacatgtaagaattgtggcCTTTACACCAGCGGGCACAGTTATGATTAACATGTAAGAACTGTGGCCTTTACACCAGCAGGCACAGTTATGAttaacatgtaagaattgtggcCTTTACACCAGCAGGCACAGTTATGATGAACATGCCTTTACATCAGCAGGCACAGTTATGGTGAACATGTAAAAATTGTGGCCTTTACACCAGCGAGCACAGTTATGgtgaacatgtaagaattgtggcCTTAACACCAGCGGGCACAGTTATGgtgaacatgtaagaattgtggcCTTAACACCAGCGGGCACAGTTATGatgaacatgtaagaattgcaGCCTTTACACCAGCGGCCACAGTTATGAttaacatgtaagaattgtggACTTAACACCAGCGGGCACAGTTATGAttaacatgtaagaattgtggcCTTAACACCAGCGGGCACAGTTATGgtgaacatgtaagaattgtggcCTTTACACCAGCGGGCACAGTTATGatgaacatgtaagaattgtggcCTCTACACCAGCGGGCACAGTTATGatgaacatgtaagaattgtggcCTTTACACCAGCGGGCACAGTTATGctgaacatgtaagaattgtggcCTTTACACCAGCAAACACACAGTTATGATGAACATGCCTTTACACCAGCAGGCACAGTTATGgtgaacatgtaagaattgtggcCTTAACACCAGCGGGCACAGTTATGatgaacatgtaagaattgtggcCTCTACACCAGCGGGCACAGTTATGatgaacatgtaagaattgtggcCTCTACACCAGCGGGCACAGTTAT is from Mya arenaria isolate MELC-2E11 chromosome 9, ASM2691426v1 and encodes:
- the LOC128245939 gene encoding C-type lectin lectoxin-Lio2-like encodes the protein MTWCNADDICRRSGGHLVSINDATEQQYIQNFTIRHAPRAKVWIGLFDKGSEGVYHWLSGEKVAYTNWVSGHVDHASKDCVILDPARGGVWDDGDCTPGLFIFGEGEDHYFGLCKFSK